From the genome of Sphingobacterium kitahiroshimense, one region includes:
- a CDS encoding alpha-L-fucosidase, with protein sequence MINKKNTLVMMLLAIGSYTFGQSKVHVPASSTQPSKYQLEQIKRKYGMFVHFGINTFHNEEWTDGSKPASSYNPTTIDAKQWVATAKNSGMKYMILVAKHHDGFCLWDSKYTEYDVANSGNKTNVVEAIAKECEKQGIRLGLYYSLWDRKENGNVKDVKADFAYNKYMLNQINELLELTQKHTKVVELWLDGGWEKENYRWPIQQLYSNVKQLAPQCQVGVNWTVGSPKNVDQHPVLPNDQQEYFPIRYFPSDFRLGDPYLPKNPDPKLFLNQGQVYYMPFETTVVLGKRWFYHTDDNTPRPVQELADMYKKATAQDNILILNVGPNREGRVKDTDVEVLQKLKVNLGL encoded by the coding sequence ATGATCAATAAAAAAAACACCCTCGTTATGATGCTTTTAGCCATAGGCTCCTATACCTTTGGGCAGTCAAAGGTTCACGTGCCGGCATCATCTACACAGCCGAGCAAATATCAGCTGGAGCAAATCAAACGCAAATATGGCATGTTCGTGCATTTTGGAATCAATACTTTTCATAATGAGGAATGGACAGATGGATCAAAACCAGCCTCCTCCTACAATCCGACAACAATCGATGCGAAGCAGTGGGTAGCTACAGCCAAAAATTCTGGAATGAAATACATGATCCTAGTTGCTAAGCACCATGATGGTTTTTGTCTATGGGATAGTAAATATACCGAATATGATGTTGCCAACTCTGGTAATAAAACAAATGTTGTAGAAGCGATAGCTAAGGAATGTGAGAAGCAGGGTATCCGTTTAGGACTTTATTATTCATTATGGGATCGGAAAGAAAATGGAAATGTAAAGGATGTAAAAGCAGACTTTGCTTATAATAAATATATGCTGAACCAAATCAATGAATTATTGGAGCTGACGCAGAAACATACTAAAGTAGTCGAGTTGTGGTTAGATGGTGGTTGGGAAAAGGAAAACTACCGTTGGCCTATTCAGCAACTTTATTCCAATGTAAAACAGCTTGCACCGCAATGTCAAGTAGGGGTTAATTGGACGGTTGGTTCTCCAAAAAATGTTGACCAACATCCCGTACTTCCAAATGATCAGCAGGAATATTTTCCAATCCGTTATTTTCCAAGTGACTTTCGTTTAGGCGATCCCTATCTTCCTAAAAATCCAGACCCAAAATTGTTTCTAAACCAAGGGCAGGTTTATTATATGCCGTTTGAGACAACAGTAGTTTTAGGGAAAAGATGGTTTTATCATACCGATGATAATACGCCCCGCCCTGTTCAGGAATTAGCAGATATGTATAAAAAAGCAACAGCTCAAGATAATATTTTGATATTAAATGTAGGTCCAAATCGTGAAGGTAGAGTCAAAGATACTGATGTGGAGGTCCTACAAAAGCTTAAAGTAAATCTAGGGTTGTAG
- a CDS encoding fatty acid desaturase: MTHQERTSKIRKEITESYKALKSKYPLLKYQNAIGLSIFLLCVGLSLLMGYLWYIDVVPAWSLIVVNAFLFGVLHELEHDLIHYMYFKGNKAIHNVMLFSVWILRPLTLNPWFRRTLHLHHHRFSGTLHDVEERGVTNGEKWTLKRLLFTPDLVLGNLLRVRGLFSDIKREVDNGNLKFETAHKLKLCGVFGLIPLTIVSHILLYFFGADLLLDFLNRKFDIGFVFPIVIKSILSWCNPIIYIILLPNLLRQFCLHFITSNLHYFGDVEKGNVIEQTQILNVWWTYPFQIFCFFFGWTHGIHHFVVNESFYVRHIARKKAHEIMKAHGVRFNDMGTFRRANRFNEIS, from the coding sequence GTGACGCATCAAGAACGGACAAGTAAAATCAGAAAAGAGATAACAGAGTCATACAAGGCATTAAAATCTAAATATCCTTTGCTAAAATACCAAAATGCGATAGGGCTCAGCATTTTTTTACTCTGTGTAGGCCTGAGTTTACTAATGGGATATCTGTGGTATATTGATGTTGTTCCGGCTTGGAGTTTAATCGTCGTAAATGCATTTTTGTTTGGCGTTTTGCATGAATTGGAACATGATTTAATTCATTACATGTACTTTAAAGGTAATAAAGCCATTCATAATGTGATGTTATTTTCGGTATGGATCCTAAGACCTCTAACTTTAAATCCTTGGTTTAGGCGCACACTGCATTTACATCACCATCGTTTTTCAGGGACTTTACATGATGTCGAAGAAAGAGGAGTTACCAATGGTGAAAAATGGACATTGAAACGTCTTTTGTTTACTCCGGATTTGGTATTAGGAAATTTACTTCGCGTCAGAGGATTATTCTCCGATATCAAACGTGAAGTAGACAATGGCAATTTGAAATTTGAAACTGCTCATAAACTTAAGCTGTGCGGTGTCTTTGGATTAATTCCACTGACCATCGTTTCACATATCCTTTTATATTTTTTTGGTGCAGATTTATTACTTGACTTTTTAAATCGAAAATTTGATATTGGCTTTGTTTTCCCAATAGTGATTAAATCAATATTAAGCTGGTGCAATCCTATTATCTATATTATTCTATTACCAAATTTATTACGCCAGTTCTGTCTCCATTTCATCACTTCAAATTTACATTATTTTGGAGATGTAGAGAAAGGAAACGTGATCGAACAGACCCAGATATTAAACGTTTGGTGGACATATCCATTTCAGATATTCTGTTTCTTTTTTGGATGGACACATGGTATTCATCATTTTGTTGTGAATGAATCTTTTTATGTAAGGCATATCGCCCGTAAAAAAGCACATGAAATCATGAAAGCACATGGTGTCCGTTTTAATGATATGGGAACATTTAGAAGAGCAAATCGTTTTAATGAAATAAGTTAG
- a CDS encoding heavy metal-binding domain-containing protein, whose translation MKNLKNIFLGLTAMTTLAACNNPGNSKNKTANMIAQQDSTHNHEHTYACTMHPEVTGHKGDKCSKCGMELQPIHQEDSTKLAVSILASPQPIEAGKQTALSISIKENEKNVVLEEVHEMKMHLLVVKEDLSWFDHIHPEEQQDGTYSVKETFPVAGNYLLFTDYKPQGLGGEVAMKKLEVTGTAINSSFELNPKAVATTAGYTVTLINANDLRTNQTQDLQFSVEKNGKKLKESDFQNYLGATAHIVMIGAKDKDFLHIHPVSDKRFPIYAQTNIKKAGIYRMWAQFKIDGQVHTADFTVDVAQGEKGNDEGKHHEHQH comes from the coding sequence ATGAAAAATTTAAAAAATATATTTTTAGGATTGACAGCGATGACAACATTAGCGGCCTGTAACAATCCAGGAAATAGTAAAAACAAAACAGCAAATATGATAGCACAACAAGACTCGACTCACAATCACGAACATACTTACGCATGTACAATGCACCCTGAAGTAACAGGACATAAAGGTGATAAATGTAGTAAATGCGGTATGGAATTACAGCCTATTCATCAGGAAGATTCGACCAAGTTAGCGGTAAGTATTTTAGCCTCACCACAACCTATAGAAGCCGGAAAACAAACAGCGCTGTCGATTTCTATCAAAGAGAATGAAAAAAATGTCGTACTAGAGGAAGTACATGAAATGAAAATGCATCTCTTGGTTGTAAAGGAAGATTTATCTTGGTTTGATCATATTCATCCCGAAGAACAGCAAGATGGTACTTACAGTGTGAAAGAAACATTTCCGGTCGCAGGAAACTACCTGTTGTTTACAGATTATAAACCTCAGGGATTGGGTGGAGAAGTTGCGATGAAGAAACTTGAAGTAACAGGTACTGCGATTAACAGTTCTTTTGAATTGAATCCAAAAGCAGTAGCAACAACGGCAGGTTATACGGTTACTTTGATTAATGCAAATGATTTAAGAACAAATCAAACGCAAGATCTGCAATTCTCTGTAGAAAAGAATGGTAAGAAATTAAAGGAAAGTGATTTTCAAAATTATTTAGGAGCAACGGCTCATATCGTAATGATCGGAGCAAAAGATAAAGATTTCCTTCATATCCATCCGGTATCAGATAAGCGCTTTCCGATATATGCGCAAACAAATATTAAAAAAGCGGGGATATACCGCATGTGGGCACAGTTTAAAATTGACGGACAAGTGCACACGGCAGATTTTACAGTTGACGTAGCTCAGGGAGAGAAAGGTAATGATGAAGGAAAACACCATGAACATCAACATTAA
- a CDS encoding fatty acid desaturase — translation MKNRITNTLNYKFINNISFLDHVLQPPSYGWQDATGKLIKPSNKEIITEFFKRFNIFKDRRNWLPFFSWFKIACLIPFFFIFLTNYLTWWTVLAAFVYSMIIMGTHGTIWHHRYCTHGAYKFKNPFWRFVTQNLTISVIPEEIYVISHHVHHAKSDQPGDPYNAQAGFLYCFLADVNHQPISKNLNEQDYNRVKSLMSHTGVPANSYHQYKKWGSYVPPVYAIVSSLLNWAFWYSVFFLIGGHPLACSLFGAAAFWGIGVRTFNYEGHAKGEDKQKEGTDFSVNDKSINQVWPGIVAGEWHNNHHLFPKSARSGFKPHQVDLAWYYIKLLHKLGAISSYRDDKKLFYKRYHNPYLEAKSNKKNEDIIA, via the coding sequence ATGAAAAATAGAATTACGAACACACTAAACTATAAATTTATTAATAACATATCATTTTTAGACCATGTACTTCAACCACCTTCCTACGGGTGGCAAGATGCGACGGGGAAACTTATTAAGCCCAGTAATAAAGAAATCATTACCGAATTCTTTAAGCGGTTTAACATCTTTAAGGACCGTAGAAATTGGCTTCCTTTTTTCAGCTGGTTCAAGATTGCCTGTCTTATTCCATTTTTCTTTATTTTTTTAACGAATTACCTGACCTGGTGGACAGTTCTAGCGGCCTTTGTATACAGTATGATCATCATGGGGACCCATGGAACGATCTGGCACCACCGCTACTGTACACATGGAGCCTATAAGTTTAAAAATCCTTTTTGGCGGTTTGTTACGCAAAATCTCACAATCAGTGTTATTCCAGAAGAAATATATGTTATATCACACCATGTACATCATGCCAAATCAGATCAACCAGGTGATCCTTATAATGCCCAGGCTGGGTTTTTATACTGTTTTCTTGCAGATGTCAATCACCAGCCGATATCTAAGAACCTGAATGAGCAGGATTATAACAGAGTTAAATCCCTGATGTCACATACGGGTGTACCAGCGAATTCTTATCATCAATATAAAAAATGGGGCTCTTATGTACCTCCTGTTTATGCTATAGTATCTTCATTATTAAACTGGGCATTTTGGTACAGCGTATTTTTCCTAATAGGCGGTCATCCACTTGCTTGCAGTTTGTTTGGTGCAGCAGCTTTCTGGGGAATTGGTGTCCGTACTTTTAATTATGAAGGTCATGCCAAAGGAGAAGATAAACAAAAGGAAGGCACAGATTTCAGTGTGAATGATAAATCTATCAACCAGGTATGGCCCGGAATTGTCGCAGGAGAATGGCATAACAATCACCATTTATTTCCTAAAAGTGCACGCAGTGGTTTCAAACCTCATCAGGTGGATCTCGCTTGGTACTATATCAAATTATTGCATAAACTGGGAGCTATCTCCAGCTATAGAGATGACAAGAAATTGTTTTACAAACGTTATCACAATCCTTATCTCGAAGCAAAATCAAATAAAAAAAATGAAGATATTATTGCATAA